Within the Ostrinia nubilalis chromosome 12, ilOstNubi1.1, whole genome shotgun sequence genome, the region AACAAATTGCCAGGGTATGTAtgcttttacttttattttaaaaatatgtttttcttcggctcgaaggaccaaataTTTGAGTTTTAGACGAGAAactaagatttaaaaaaaaaattgtcataaTATTTCAGAGGCAAAAAGAAAAGGAAACCATGTCATAAAGGAGGGTAAGTTAAGGACACCatttataagatttttatttacataactaatttaatttacataaaaatagagACAACTGATTTTATTTACAGTGTGTGCCTCAGAAAAACATGCACAAGGAAGAAATGTCGGTGAGTACTTTTATAACTGCAAGTAATGTAgcattaatttaataacaaaattgcAAGGGtatcacaaaattattttttattatttttacagaaaATATGCAGCAATGAGGCAGCGACAGATGTCTCGAAGAATGAAAAGGTATACTAATACGTTTGCCTATCTTTATTCCGAAAACTAAAAAGATCAATTTATGTCAGTACGTTTTAATTTTTCTTACTTTTCTTCTAACAGCTCTAACTCAGATGTACCTTTCACTACACTCGGAGTCACAGACGGAAAACCCAGAGCCAGGGGAACCCAAAAACACCTTAAAGATGACGACTCTATTTGTGGCCTGGATGAAATACCCAGGCCTGAACATGTGAGTACCAATAACTAAAGATTCTTTAccagtaccaggcctgttcatctccgcgagtttacatcgaacacacacgatggcccacctacaggatactattcgacaaggcctcacatacgagcgaacattgactcacgcacgcgtattcttgtgtatgatggaagaaaataaagaaaatggtgtactaaatactgtgcagtatttaactgcctaaataataataaaaacacagaatgtacttttttaagttgcctcaagacactgagtagtaaataagtagttaatattcatgataattcatgctaaatcatgtatttcctccgccattttccgcagattggcacctcacgtcacatcattttaccgaagtcagccctatagcttcggcgcagtgccgatcactgacgtttgtcaacaaaatggtgcttgactcttgagacaggctaaattacaccatattgttaatgacattgagcatacatttttttaaattccttcgcgaagtaaaacttctgtacgtagtacttattattattctgtgccagtACCCAGTCAGTAAAAAATCGAAGGGCAAAGATAAAATCTCCTTTTCCAAGATCTAACTATAAGTCTGTATTAAACTGGtgtttacttttaatttcagGTGCAAATACCAGCTAATCTGAAACGTGGGACACTGCAAACGCATTCCCTCACAGTGATACCCTGCACCAAAGAGAGGAGACCAGATATCCACTATGGAATCCTCACTGGCTCTTTTAACATGTACGATGCTAAATTCGGTAAGTTTTTGTCCATATTGATGAACTTCTTTTTCTTCGCTTCTTTTCTTATTCTTGACATATTTATAGGAGGAAGATCTCGAGGCAGGCAAGCGTTAACCATGAGCGTTATGGCGTATTGCTTGGCTTTCCACTACCATCCAAAACAATGGACGATGAAGCTCGTTGATAATTTGGTTGACGCTGGTGACCAATGGTTAGCACTTACCAACTTTATTCTGTCTGTTCAAAACTTCTTTCGTTTCCACTAAGATGTTGCCTAATACTGCGGTCTATGAAAAATTCCAGGTATTTACAATGTCTAGATAAAGTTCACGATCATTCCGCTGTACAAGGGATGTGTGAAGTGTTGCCATTTGGGAAGAAGCAGACTCTAGTTTTGAACGGGAAAAAAATGCAAGTGTTATTAGGAGAACCGGATTTCGTTGGCTATACCATGTCTTTAGACCCTACCGTTTATAACTTATGTAGGGGTTTGAAGGCTTTCTTCAAGGACAATCGAGCTGGCGTCTTGTTGACCAGGTATTCTTAATCTAAACTAATTAATTCAGGTTTACAGTATTGATTTAGTTTGCCAGATTACTAATTTGATGTTACTTAGGGTACTGAAAGTTGTGATATGGAAGGACAAAGTATGCTACTACATTTTCGACCCAGCCGGAAGAGACTCGAGAGCATATTCCAATTTTACCAATGGTTGTGCTGCACTGGTTAATGTCAAAGATTTGGATTCGGTATGCGAAGTGTTATTAGCTCGCAGCTTAGTTGAAGATCAAAAATTCGTGCTAGCGACAGTAAAGGTTCTGAAAATGGTGGATGAAAAATGCGACGAAGATTTGGAATCTGATAAAGAGCTTACGCAAGCAGAAAAAGCAATGATGGGCTACAGAATTCTAAACGAAAACTGTGCGATTGTCAATGCAAATATGCATTTAGGTGATCGATGTTTCGAAGATGCGAAATACAGACAAGCTTTGACCATAGCCGTTGCTGCAATGACTTATGCCAAAATATCACCACCAAATACTTGGTTTACGAAGACActggacaaaattttacgtcTGGGCAACAAACTGTACGTCGACTGTGCACATCCCAAAGTAATGATTGATTTGACGATAGACAACATCCCCAATGAAATTTCTATCGGACCATACGCGTGTGAGATAATCATATACAGAGAGAGGGTGAAAGGTCAGTTGTTTACGACCAAAGAATGCTTGCTAAACATTAGGACAGGCTTAGAAGAATTTTTCAGCCACGAATATAACAGTGGTATACTGGATTTCAATAACTATGCTGTGGCTGTGTGGCGGCAGAAAGACATGTTTTACTTGTTCGATCCCTACCCTCGTACAAACGATGGGCTGAGATCGGTGAAGACGGGGAGAGCTTGTTGCTTGATGCTTCTAAACGCTGACACAATGGCTACCGTATTCACCAAAAACTGGGACTACTTACCAGCTACGACGCAGTTTTACATCCATGCTTTTAAAGTGTTGAAGCTAAAGAAAAAAGAGCCGAAGgtatctatagtctggtctgcgagcacgtagaattttgtccaatgaccccaagctacccatccttatcgctcgcgcgtaattatgttgctgtcgcgctcgcacactcactgcgggcgcccgtcgcacagtcgcgacagcaatataattacgcgcgagcgataaggatgggtagcttggggtcattggacaaaattctacgtgctcacaaaCCGGGCTTTAGCGAGATATCCATTTACGATGATTTGAATTGAAGTTCTTTGTGTAactaatgtaataaaaatcttaCAGACGCAAATAGTGTGTACTTTGAGTGACGATAATCTACCCGGCGCAAAGGGGAAAGTGAAAAGGAAAGTGTTGCCAATAAGTCAAGCTCAAGGTGATGGTGGAGAGTTGTTCCATGATGTCTTGCCGATGGATGATTTGGACGAAAAGCCTCTTGGGGTAAGGTATtaatgagttgcaccacctaactttgacggtaactttgaacgataaccggtgctttttgtatgaagaatgacagatttttgacgtttgttaaagtaagatggtgcaacccagccttaaagttatttagataaaataacGTTACGTAAACTTATGTTTTATGCTGACGCTGCTTTTTACGTATCTGTATAGGCTCATGTGGATGAAGAGCAAATGGGTGACATCGTCTCCTTAGTAGACAGCATACAAGAAGATTATCTGCCTCCGATTCCTCTAAGATACAAGAATATGGCGCCAGAACCGTTAGAGCCGAAAGTCGGTAAGCAAATTACACGAACATAATAATACGAGAAGTACTTAAATCATTTTCTGCAAATAGACTTTTACAAAGCGCTTTTACGACAGCCAAATTAGCGGGGTTATTCCGAAAATTGTTATCCGTAGTTTTGAATGTTAatatccctctcacgcaaagagATGCCAACATGAGTGACGCCAGCGACTGTGATAGATAGACTCGAAACTACACAAAATAAAAAGCGTTTCGGTCGGAGTAGCCTTGCAATTTTAAGGTatatagcacacttatcaacccggaaaaggATCATCACCGTATTGCCTTTCGCCGCTCGGACGGATAagtaagtgtgcgttgcagtacggagttttatacaaagaatactgaccgtttgcgacggttacgatccgtttccgagTAGACAAGTGTGTTCCGTCCTTAAAGTTTTTAAGCTTCTAAGCTAATACTTGTACGCAGTCAATTTGGACTCGCCGACGGTGTCGGTGACCCAAGTGGTGCCTCCTTGGCCGAAGCCGCGGGACAAGACCAACGAACCTCCTGAACCTGATCCAGACCCTGAACCCACTCCTCCGCCCACACCACCTCCACCTGTGGTATGAAAAGAactataatattagttagatGGCTATTGGAAACTTTAAACTAACTTAGTTATTTATTAGActgtttataaaaatatgtacaatccgatcgagctaactgcgcacctcgctggattGTGACTCTCCCTTACACTTACCCGCAGGGCCTGATCTAGCATATGGCTTTTTGGGCTTTAGCCCAGGGCCCCATGGATTCAAGGGGCCCCCAGCTAAGTCAAGTAAAAAATAGACGATAATGCGAAAGATTATAGTAGAGGGGGCCCTAAGTAGGATTAGCCCTGGGCTCCTTAAACTCACGGGCCGGCCCTGcttacccgcacacctccccgcgttcgccccgtccgtactagaacgtcgatgtgacgtcacggcagccagatgcgcagttaactcgaccgtgTTGTAACTTAAGCTACTTACTAAActgtttataaaaatatgtatgtcCCAATCTCTTACGCGATATCAATGTGCCCAGAATGCTGACTACATTACCACGCTGTGTTTTAAATTCTAACGACCTTTGTTCTATTGTTTTTGCAGATACCAGAAGGTGGGCTACCAGAAGAGGTAATTAGTGTTTTTATTTAGAAAGTTATGTATTTGATAAATTCTAACGTCATTGGATAGTGTCCAGCTGGGCTAGGAAGCGTGCCATGATATAATCTTATCGATGACCttaaacgtcaaaatgtatggggttatcgcgtaaaatcgataaaatagagcgataaccgcttatcgcggcgcgcaccCTAAGGTCTACAGGTAAAGTCCCATACAGCAAAACTCAAGTTgcaagtaattaatttattgcggAGAAAATGCAACCACCTTGTTGCACAAGATGGTAAAAAAGAGCAAGCAAAAAAGTACCATAGAGCATAGGCGTCGTCTTGATGTTGTCAGTCATTGTtatttaaccgattgagtcccagacggcattaattaatgtcataacaattgactattgtgtctagattcgcggagcttgaaggattaaatatTTACCAGTCATCGATTGAAATTATAAGATTCTTTGTAAAAACAGGAAGAGGCAGCAGAAGAAGAGGAAGACGAAGAAACAATGAAGAGGAAGAAAGAAGAAGAGGCTCAAAGAAAGGCTGAGGAGGAAGAAGCTCGTAGAAAGGCAGAGGAGCtaccgccgccgctgccgccgccgccgccgtcgcCGCAGCCCGAGCCCGAAGTACCCGTGAGTTAAAAATAAACTggattatagatcgtttcatccacgaagatgcaCCCCACCATTAGATAAGACAATGAAGAGGAAGAAAGAAGAAGATAGGCGCAAAGAAAAGCTCTTAGGAAGGTGGAGGAGCTGCTGCCGCCGCCACCCGGCCCGAAGTACCCGTGAGTTAAAAAAATGGAttgtagatcgtttcatccacgaagatgcaCTCCACTATTAGATAAgacaatagaatagaatagaaagtatttatttgtctctgAAGAGGAAGAAAATCTTGAAAATTGTCAATGAAGAGGAAGAAAGAAGAAGATAGGCGCAAAGAAAAGCTGAGGAGGAAGAGGCTCGGAGGAAAGCGGAAGAGCTGCCCTCGCCGCAGACCGAAATACCCgtgagttaaaaaaatataggtgGTGGTAGGATAGTCCACTAACTAGCATTGGTCGTCCTGATCTCTCGTCTGGTCTCTGAGAGTTCACCTGTACCAGAAACACGGAAACATATCTTTCTCGTTATGGTATAGTAATCGTTTTAGCTGTATGAAAAACAAAGGTGCCGCACTGTTGTAAAAATTGGTACCTCCTGAGGCCTTGGTCACACGATCAATCGCCAAGTGTTTGATTGATAGGAGCCTTCTTAAGTTCTTATGTTCTCTTTCTCTTATCTTTTGGGATATTATATTCTTTGTGAGCCGCCATAGTGTTTTGCAAATGGGTTACCCAAGCTTTTGTAATTATGAGTTAACCATATGTTGATAAATTGTAATTTACACAACTGTTTCATTTTTCAGCTCGCTGCACCTATTCAAGTAATTGAAGATGAAGTACAAACAGTACAACCAGTGAATGTAGATCGCCGGATTCTTCTTACAGAAGACGCAAGATACAGGTTCAAATTGAGACAGTTACGGAAAAAGTCGACGCCACCTCTAACAGAGGACCAAGTCGAAATGTCTCCCTCCCAAGAACTAGCTCAGCCCAGCAATTTCAAGAACTTGCCGGACAATACGCAGATTATCAGAGGCACTTCAGGGATATCTGATCAAGGCGGGCTGGAAATTCTGCCCTTCGCTTCTATCATGGCCATCGTGACGTCATACAAATACTCCATTAACACGTGGACCCCAGGGATAGTCAATTTCGTGGTAGACACCGCTAATAAGTTGTACAATAATAAACAAGAGAAGTTCCAGCTTGCGCCTGCGCATATTATTCCTAAGATTGCTATAGGACATCaggtaatttcattattttatattattcggAGATTGTTGTAGCTTGTTAATTTTCAGTTCGATGACGTCATAAACCATAACTTGCTTCACAGCTTGAAAATAGTGATAGGACTTTATGTTATGTACGATCTCTGTATGTTATTTTTGGCTAAACGTTCTCGCTTCATTTCACAGGCCTACCATGCCAATATCGACGTGGTGGGAGAAGGAGCCACTTGGCAACTGGAAGACGTACTGACTCGCAAGTACTTTGTAA harbors:
- the LOC135076859 gene encoding uncharacterized protein LOC135076859; translated protein: MDKKKAPCRCPPRLRQMCKVKNTDCKDVSEIVEALTYEAESGRKVKKSSKPPKFKTKPFTPRHYKDTCVPMVPSMHTRLRYIGHCPVEPHRASGPRSSKAYDKYDFETASEDTTSGILRTGRAKRDKYKKKVTYFDLLPGDIMLPTPVPVIKHSPSDKSILNVPSPKISGEVIQARRASVKPADMVPPVPPKAADQLFKPHSGIVINRDKDFVPDVVHVPGPNKLPGGKKKRKPCHKGGVCLRKTCTRKKCRKYAAMRQRQMSRRMKSSNSDVPFTTLGVTDGKPRARGTQKHLKDDDSICGLDEIPRPEHVQIPANLKRGTLQTHSLTVIPCTKERRPDIHYGILTGSFNMYDAKFGGRSRGRQALTMSVMAYCLAFHYHPKQWTMKLVDNLVDAGDQWYLQCLDKVHDHSAVQGMCEVLPFGKKQTLVLNGKKMQVLLGEPDFVGYTMSLDPTVYNLCRGLKAFFKDNRAGVLLTRVLKVVIWKDKVCYYIFDPAGRDSRAYSNFTNGCAALVNVKDLDSVCEVLLARSLVEDQKFVLATVKVLKMVDEKCDEDLESDKELTQAEKAMMGYRILNENCAIVNANMHLGDRCFEDAKYRQALTIAVAAMTYAKISPPNTWFTKTLDKILRLGNKLYVDCAHPKVMIDLTIDNIPNEISIGPYACEIIIYRERVKGQLFTTKECLLNIRTGLEEFFSHEYNSGILDFNNYAVAVWRQKDMFYLFDPYPRTNDGLRSVKTGRACCLMLLNADTMATVFTKNWDYLPATTQFYIHAFKVLKLKKKEPKTQIVCTLSDDNLPGAKGKVKRKVLPISQAQGDGGELFHDVLPMDDLDEKPLGAHVDEEQMGDIVSLVDSIQEDYLPPIPLRYKNMAPEPLEPKVVNLDSPTVSVTQVVPPWPKPRDKTNEPPEPDPDPEPTPPPTPPPPVIPEGGLPEEEEAAEEEEDEETMKRKKEEEAQRKAEEEEARRKAEELPPPLPPPPPSPQPEPEVPLAAPIQVIEDEVQTVQPVNVDRRILLTEDARYRFKLRQLRKKSTPPLTEDQVEMSPSQELAQPSNFKNLPDNTQIIRGTSGISDQGGLEILPFASIMAIVTSYKYSINTWTPGIVNFVVDTANKLYNNKQEKFQLAPAHIIPKIAIGHQAYHANIDVVGEGATWQLEDVLTRKYFVKYDRGMITTTNYSCAFFKRSGLYYLFDGSNCNAMGIRLEEKAKTKGKACMLRFHNLHDLVSRVLYNKDGKTEDQQFILSRILVRRLLTEARQKLPEDYDFATGRPKSAKSKPTFVTPPKGDKKSSIEASDPKSQTIVGYQQVAGGYRIEGTTSLTDRKASSDVKSCHFVSLMAMLMAAMHPIRTWDHVMVDTCIEKGLEIHEKATNLNVCEKRVIKNVILDGKFININIKKITVVNENPEKRLEQYLKAVLRRLRYVIIRFPPCSLVICQTEGYYHLFDPYASAAPEEPKKEGEAKKKDAEPKRKANPVASWTLYRSMDALIQRIKKIVPGCPGTTDNPEFYTFELTSVKTAPRHSAMNYRLSPLFRPDDNPNLPYLKRRKIRPIVDEKMYWLNIETIPWSRMNPFNDLGFERKTPRTMWKDWDIEFPGDLYSLWGSVHPLDSKFDAKHRGKQYLATSVVAIVMTQACDLSAWTGSFLDGIVESGDKYHKKCSDKVGSSPNHEIAIEDLDTKFDDMFPYSFSVKFEKVIFGFVYNILPDRFNLSKALVYFFEKHNLGILTSPTKNLAFGKYKGSYFMFDCQSHGAPVFCPGQGAAYMLKCESLNRLIYCITLTLNIRRHGQQFHLFNVNVTLTEKAK